One window of Candidatus Nitrospira kreftii genomic DNA carries:
- a CDS encoding hypothetical protein (conserved membrane protein of unknown function) produces MSNLNSLFPVNLRIPFAVCVALLFWLTAAPIFAAPSVAGPGVPVRLHGQTLFTLQTGLANVDTASRAAAIEKRLDRLALAAPSVIDSLRVEDHEQTAYVLTSEEVLFVVTDTEAKAAGKPRHLLAEEQTETIREALQTLPSLQSSREPASSMTVRNLLWAGVATALLIFFAVAFHVFFPRLYEAIEAWSETQLRAVSLRGLELIAADQLSNVLVFCSKILRGVLSGLGLYWYFHFVLNLFPQTRVFEQRFVAALVVPFEQLQALLANGGELVIGLLLALIATGLFLGVLKAFRELFPSMLDKVSAWGYTTKYSFKIQRVEMLSGAQISEGLLVLMRAIRLAAYVSLMYLYVTSILGFFPATRSFSVELLNYLIEPFKMIARQFIASLPDVIAIAIIIVVTNYVIKLIHMFFNGMERGAITFHGFHREWATPTYKIVRFFVLVLAAVAIFPYIPGSHSEAFRGISVFLGVLVSLGAAGSFSNIVAGVVLTYMRPFSVGDRVKIADTVGDITEKTLLVTRIRTIKNVDVTIPNALVLGSHIINFSSSSMKPPPLILHTSLTIGYDAPWEKVHQLLIAAAKQTTHILETPEPFVLQTSLEDFSVRYEINAYTGAPNKMAAIYSELHQHIQDQFNEAGVEIMSPHYTQIRDGNRTTIPDQYLPKSYQPPGLRIWPLGSPQSRPDSSPAGGNSN; encoded by the coding sequence TTGAGTAACCTCAACTCCCTGTTCCCTGTAAATCTTCGGATACCCTTCGCAGTCTGCGTGGCTCTACTTTTCTGGCTGACCGCTGCTCCCATCTTTGCCGCACCATCAGTAGCCGGCCCAGGCGTTCCGGTTCGTCTCCACGGCCAGACCTTGTTCACCCTTCAGACAGGGCTAGCGAATGTCGATACAGCCTCGCGAGCAGCGGCCATCGAGAAGCGCCTGGATCGACTGGCCTTAGCAGCACCTTCCGTCATCGATAGCCTGAGAGTCGAAGACCATGAACAGACAGCCTATGTGTTGACGTCGGAAGAAGTGCTGTTCGTCGTGACCGACACCGAGGCCAAGGCGGCTGGAAAACCGCGACACCTCTTGGCCGAGGAGCAGACAGAAACGATACGGGAAGCGCTCCAGACTCTTCCCTCCCTCCAATCATCCCGAGAACCGGCGTCTTCGATGACCGTGCGGAATCTACTGTGGGCCGGTGTCGCAACCGCGTTGCTGATCTTCTTCGCCGTGGCCTTTCACGTCTTCTTTCCCAGACTCTACGAAGCCATCGAGGCTTGGAGTGAGACACAACTGCGCGCAGTGTCACTTCGCGGCTTGGAGCTGATCGCGGCAGACCAACTCAGCAATGTGCTTGTGTTTTGCAGCAAAATCCTTCGAGGCGTCCTCTCCGGTCTCGGACTGTATTGGTACTTTCATTTCGTCTTGAACCTCTTTCCCCAAACACGCGTGTTTGAACAGAGGTTTGTGGCGGCCCTGGTCGTCCCGTTTGAACAGCTTCAGGCCTTACTCGCCAATGGTGGCGAGCTTGTCATCGGCCTTCTGCTGGCGCTGATTGCCACAGGCTTGTTTCTGGGCGTCTTAAAGGCCTTCCGCGAGCTCTTTCCCAGCATGCTCGACAAGGTTTCTGCCTGGGGCTACACAACGAAGTACTCCTTCAAGATTCAGCGCGTGGAGATGCTCTCCGGCGCCCAAATCTCGGAGGGACTGCTGGTGCTAATGCGGGCCATTCGATTAGCAGCATACGTCTCCCTCATGTACCTCTACGTCACGTCGATTCTGGGATTCTTTCCTGCCACCCGAAGCTTCTCCGTCGAACTGTTGAACTATCTGATCGAGCCGTTCAAGATGATCGCTCGGCAGTTCATCGCCTCGCTGCCCGATGTCATTGCCATCGCCATCATCATCGTCGTCACCAACTACGTCATCAAGCTCATCCACATGTTTTTCAATGGCATGGAGCGAGGGGCGATCACCTTCCATGGTTTTCATCGCGAATGGGCAACTCCGACCTACAAGATCGTGCGATTCTTCGTTCTCGTCCTGGCTGCGGTCGCGATTTTTCCATACATCCCAGGATCACATTCAGAAGCGTTTCGAGGCATTTCGGTGTTTCTTGGCGTGCTCGTCTCGTTGGGCGCTGCCGGATCCTTCAGCAATATCGTCGCCGGGGTGGTCCTGACTTATATGCGACCGTTCAGCGTTGGAGACCGAGTCAAAATTGCCGATACGGTCGGAGATATCACCGAAAAAACTCTCCTCGTCACGCGGATCAGAACCATCAAGAACGTCGACGTCACGATTCCCAACGCCCTGGTCCTTGGCTCGCATATCATCAACTTCAGTTCATCGTCGATGAAGCCGCCCCCGCTCATTCTTCATACAAGCCTGACCATCGGCTATGACGCCCCGTGGGAAAAGGTCCATCAGCTACTCATTGCAGCAGCCAAGCAGACGACGCATATTCTGGAAACACCGGAGCCGTTCGTCTTGCAAACCAGCCTAGAAGATTTCTCTGTGCGGTATGAGATCAACGCCTATACCGGCGCCCCAAATAAGATGGCCGCCATCTATTCGGAGCTTCACCAGCATATCCAGGATCAGTTCAATGAGGCCGGGGTTGAGATTATGTCGCCTCACTACACCCAAATCCGTGACGGCAACAGAACGACCATTCCCGACCAGTATTTGCCGAAGAGCTACCAGCCTCCAGGCCTCAGGATTTGGCCGTTGGGCTCGCCGCAATCACGTCCTGACTCTTCCCCAGCCGGTGGGAACAGCAATTGA
- a CDS encoding hypothetical protein (conserved exported protein of unknown function), with protein MRMFTTWLGTVLFIGMVLATQSYAGGHPTIGDKGTSDHHDLAMYYEEEAQKNKSKALDWEFAADYFEKFPDTYTGKMKVSEHIASLREAAEDFRKTAERNQQLASKHRAMMRQGVGP; from the coding sequence ATGCGAATGTTCACCACATGGTTGGGAACGGTGCTGTTCATCGGTATGGTACTGGCCACGCAGAGTTATGCGGGTGGTCATCCCACGATAGGGGATAAAGGCACAAGCGATCATCACGATCTCGCGATGTACTATGAAGAAGAGGCTCAGAAGAACAAAAGCAAAGCACTGGATTGGGAGTTTGCGGCTGATTACTTTGAAAAGTTTCCAGACACGTACACAGGCAAGATGAAGGTGTCGGAGCATATCGCGTCGTTACGCGAGGCTGCCGAAGATTTTCGGAAGACTGCGGAGAGGAACCAGCAACTGGCCAGCAAACACCGGGCGATGATGCGACAGGGTGTGGGGCCTTGA
- a CDS encoding hypothetical protein (conserved membrane protein of unknown function), with the protein MESLSVELVLGLTGLVILVGLAGELVFKRTGIPSVLFLMGFGILLGPVFHVAEPTAVMKLAPYFGTLALLIILFDGGINLHIMKVVRETPIALLYSVMVFGMTILTIMGFYVWITHASWLHGLLLGTILGGTAAAIIIPVTSHMSSLRDSTKVMLSLDSAISEVFVVVLALALMGTMKDPDGGGHFIREVFHAFWDAIMLALLAGALWARLLAWLEGQALSYMLTMAAILVLYYVAELIGANGAITILLFGLVLSNMEFLVGHMVRPIRMLIGYELDQAKFVLSEFMKRMHEELSFLVRTFFYVLLGLILDFSSLTIEIALMSLSLFCIVVLVRAGVTEGLSRVTDSWSMSERLVIAAMFPRGVATAVMAFLPISTGIPGTELFPIYALTVIVLCVLGMTLVLTLYQRRHPSGSTESVPEPSVS; encoded by the coding sequence GTGGAGTCTTTGAGCGTCGAGCTTGTGCTAGGCCTCACAGGATTGGTCATCCTGGTCGGCTTGGCGGGTGAGTTGGTCTTCAAACGGACCGGCATTCCCAGTGTGCTGTTTCTGATGGGATTCGGGATTCTGCTCGGACCTGTGTTTCATGTGGCTGAACCCACCGCCGTCATGAAGCTCGCTCCGTACTTCGGCACCCTCGCACTGCTGATCATTCTCTTCGACGGCGGGATCAATCTCCACATTATGAAAGTCGTCAGGGAAACACCGATAGCTTTGCTGTATTCCGTGATGGTCTTCGGCATGACCATTCTCACGATTATGGGTTTTTATGTGTGGATCACCCATGCGTCGTGGTTGCACGGATTGCTTCTGGGCACCATCTTGGGGGGTACCGCGGCGGCCATTATTATTCCTGTGACGTCGCATATGTCTTCGCTCCGAGATTCGACGAAAGTGATGTTGAGTCTTGATTCGGCGATCTCAGAAGTCTTTGTCGTGGTCCTCGCGCTGGCGCTGATGGGGACGATGAAAGATCCGGATGGTGGAGGACATTTTATTCGCGAGGTCTTTCATGCTTTTTGGGATGCGATCATGCTTGCGCTCCTGGCCGGAGCGCTGTGGGCGCGGCTGTTGGCATGGCTCGAAGGGCAAGCGCTGTCGTACATGCTCACGATGGCGGCGATTCTGGTGCTTTATTATGTGGCGGAACTGATCGGCGCCAATGGAGCCATCACGATTCTTTTGTTCGGTCTGGTCCTCAGCAACATGGAGTTCCTCGTTGGGCACATGGTGAGACCTATCCGCATGTTGATCGGGTACGAGTTGGACCAGGCGAAATTCGTCTTGAGTGAGTTCATGAAGCGGATGCACGAAGAACTGTCGTTCCTCGTGCGAACCTTCTTTTATGTGCTGCTGGGGTTGATCCTGGATTTTTCATCCTTAACTATCGAGATTGCGTTGATGAGCTTGAGTTTGTTTTGTATCGTCGTGCTCGTGCGGGCAGGCGTGACCGAGGGGCTGTCTCGAGTAACCGACTCATGGAGTATGAGCGAGCGTTTGGTGATCGCCGCGATGTTCCCGCGTGGTGTGGCGACTGCGGTCATGGCGTTTCTTCCGATCTCAACCGGTATCCCTGGAACGGAATTGTTCCCGATCTATGCGCTAACCGTGATCGTCCTGTGCGTACTCGGCATGACACTGGTGTTGACGCTGTATCAACGAAGGCATCCTTCAGGTTCTACTGAATCGGTGCCGGAACCTTCTGTGTCGTGA
- a CDS encoding hypothetical protein (conserved exported protein of unknown function) has translation MINTMNNFLRTCLVVGAVLFGVSFALANPSMLPNHPGYPMGKAIDPVGGQSLANDPGEKNAVGDQALQEAAVTDVDHVIQSLSSNRQDERILEKPGAGLLPRVEGPVIKIEPPVQEGSKVTSEQK, from the coding sequence ATGATCAACACAATGAACAACTTCTTGCGTACCTGTTTGGTTGTTGGTGCCGTTCTGTTTGGGGTCTCCTTCGCCCTGGCCAATCCATCGATGCTGCCGAACCATCCAGGCTATCCGATGGGAAAGGCCATTGACCCTGTAGGCGGCCAATCGCTCGCGAATGATCCCGGAGAGAAGAACGCCGTCGGGGACCAGGCCTTACAAGAGGCAGCAGTCACGGACGTTGATCACGTCATACAAAGTCTGTCCAGCAATCGACAGGACGAGCGCATCTTAGAGAAGCCAGGCGCGGGCCTGTTACCCAGGGTCGAAGGTCCGGTCATCAAGATCGAGCCTCCGGTGCAGGAGGGGTCGAAAGTGACTTCAGAACAAAAGTAA
- a CDS encoding hypothetical protein (conserved protein of unknown function) has translation MKIWTGLLVGLILGFLFAVTMNLFAPELLDPYTRQFIPSDQIESVKGTVVKKQRESARLLLTLSTSKGVLLSTFTHKLEELDLLIAEGYTITIRLRTYSPFVENPVIERVEVSTTDQGSDSTTTQ, from the coding sequence ATGAAAATATGGACAGGTTTGCTTGTCGGACTTATCCTGGGGTTCCTTTTTGCCGTGACGATGAACCTCTTTGCTCCTGAATTGCTGGACCCCTATACCCGACAATTTATTCCATCCGATCAGATCGAGTCGGTGAAGGGGACGGTCGTCAAAAAGCAGCGCGAATCTGCTCGCTTGCTCCTGACACTGTCTACATCCAAAGGGGTGCTGCTGTCGACGTTTACCCATAAACTCGAGGAGCTTGACCTCCTCATCGCAGAAGGCTACACCATTACCATTCGACTGAGAACTTACTCTCCCTTCGTTGAAAATCCAGTGATCGAGCGAGTTGAGGTATCCACCACCGATCAGGGCTCCGATTCAACCACCACGCAATAG
- a CDS encoding DNA-binding response regulator, which produces MHEAMAIKKPRLLMADDHSIMLAGLRKLVEGTCEVIGAVEDGRALVEAAEQLRPDLILVDISMPLLNGMDAARQIKKSVPDVKLIFLTMHASPVFATEALQAGASGYLLKQSAASELPQAIETVLNGQVYLTPAITRPVLDSIVKHKSTPMQLRKSLTQLTPRQREVLQLLAEGKSPKDIAQLLNVSLKTVEFHKTRLMEQLDLHSTLALAKYAIAEGLVSADTGLS; this is translated from the coding sequence ATGCACGAGGCGATGGCGATAAAGAAGCCCCGTCTACTCATGGCCGATGATCATTCGATCATGCTGGCCGGTCTACGAAAATTAGTCGAAGGTACGTGCGAGGTCATCGGGGCGGTCGAAGATGGCCGCGCCCTAGTCGAGGCCGCTGAACAGTTGCGACCGGATCTTATTCTGGTCGACATTTCTATGCCTCTATTGAACGGGATGGACGCCGCGCGACAGATCAAGAAGTCGGTGCCGGACGTGAAACTGATCTTCCTGACGATGCATGCCTCTCCGGTTTTTGCTACCGAAGCGCTTCAGGCCGGGGCCAGCGGCTACCTGCTCAAGCAGTCAGCTGCCTCTGAACTGCCACAAGCGATCGAAACCGTGCTCAATGGGCAAGTGTATCTCACTCCGGCGATCACCAGGCCGGTCCTTGACTCAATCGTAAAGCACAAGTCAACGCCGATGCAGCTGAGGAAATCGTTAACACAGTTGACGCCTCGGCAACGGGAAGTGCTGCAGCTCCTCGCGGAAGGTAAGAGTCCAAAGGACATCGCTCAACTCTTAAATGTGTCGCTCAAGACGGTTGAGTTCCACAAAACCCGGCTGATGGAGCAACTCGATCTGCATTCCACGCTCGCGCTGGCTAAGTACGCCATCGCCGAAGGGCTGGTCAGCGCCGACACCGGCCTTTCCTGA
- a CDS encoding hypothetical protein (conserved protein of unknown function), with translation MARRQKPTTTATNSRSMNDVAPPSLPQPDRQNTNGRHGTIAARAHALYEERGYRHGYDLQDWFDAEREMLTQAPLS, from the coding sequence ATGGCGCGACGACAAAAGCCGACCACGACAGCTACGAACTCACGTTCCATGAATGATGTGGCACCACCCTCGCTCCCGCAGCCGGATCGGCAGAACACGAATGGACGACACGGCACGATTGCAGCTCGCGCCCATGCCCTTTACGAGGAACGAGGGTATCGGCATGGCTACGATCTCCAAGATTGGTTTGACGCCGAACGAGAGATGCTGACCCAGGCGCCACTCTCGTAA
- a CDS encoding hypothetical protein (conserved protein of unknown function), translating into MKNHNVLEETNAVQMDTCGRCQGLMVPCYTDSLFLELTEAVRTPSWRCVNCGEWIDTTIASNRQRTRHESAPSTEPASASPNRRWSR; encoded by the coding sequence ATGAAAAATCACAATGTTCTTGAGGAAACCAATGCGGTGCAGATGGATACCTGCGGACGTTGTCAGGGATTAATGGTTCCGTGCTACACGGATTCGTTGTTCTTGGAATTAACTGAGGCAGTGCGAACCCCATCTTGGCGCTGCGTAAATTGCGGCGAATGGATTGACACGACCATCGCGTCCAACCGCCAGCGGACGCGTCATGAGAGCGCTCCCTCCACAGAGCCTGCATCTGCGTCTCCGAACCGTCGTTGGAGCCGATAA
- a CDS encoding hypothetical protein (conserved protein of unknown function) has protein sequence MSVRGLRWVHPRGARMVGAALCVLLVVMGGPVLAHVEGIPEAAPSQPEEIHHEGIHTARPSKSKEAGLQAASWVLTLPYGAAKAAYAIGGAIVGGLAWAMTGGSMEVGKSVWIPSMTGDYIVQPQHLTREKPLHFLGVPSGEPSS, from the coding sequence ATGAGTGTGAGGGGTCTTCGTTGGGTACATCCGAGAGGGGCGCGTATGGTTGGGGCAGCCCTCTGCGTCTTGCTCGTCGTGATGGGAGGGCCTGTGCTCGCTCACGTTGAAGGAATACCTGAAGCGGCCCCATCGCAGCCAGAAGAAATACATCACGAAGGAATACACACAGCGAGGCCATCGAAGTCTAAAGAAGCCGGACTCCAAGCCGCCAGTTGGGTTCTGACCCTTCCATACGGTGCCGCAAAGGCTGCCTATGCGATCGGCGGTGCGATTGTGGGCGGTCTCGCGTGGGCGATGACGGGAGGAAGCATGGAGGTGGGGAAATCCGTCTGGATTCCTTCCATGACCGGTGATTACATCGTGCAGCCGCAGCACCTCACCCGGGAGAAACCACTCCACTTCCTGGGCGTACCGTCAGGGGAACCGTCCTCATGA
- a CDS encoding hypothetical protein (conserved membrane protein of unknown function), with product MLVTPNGWSPAKILGTRLLLVFVLFCFVFILLWADREGLRDHADGELSFADVVYFTMITVTTVGYGDIVPVSTRARLLDGLVVTPVRFGIWFLFLGTAYQLIIRQYMEEYRMAKLQANLEGHIIVCGFGHTGMSATKELLARGTSAKQILVIDRLEERVRLAGTLGIAAFQADNTQESVLRDAVIDKAKAVIIAAGVDDANALILLTARHLNPKVRIIVSAKEEENVKLFKQGGADAILSPATFGGYILAAAVDQGHMVQYLDDLLTTGGNVALVERTVRPDEIGKSRTDLHPELLLRLYRKTTMYSYLNLDQAGPLQQGDIMVLFTSSPTSMG from the coding sequence ATGCTGGTCACACCGAATGGCTGGTCTCCCGCCAAAATTCTGGGTACGCGGCTGCTGCTGGTGTTCGTCCTTTTCTGTTTTGTGTTTATCTTGCTTTGGGCGGATCGTGAGGGATTACGCGATCATGCCGACGGTGAGCTATCCTTCGCCGACGTGGTGTATTTCACCATGATCACCGTGACGACGGTCGGCTATGGAGACATCGTTCCGGTATCCACCCGTGCGCGACTGTTGGATGGGCTGGTCGTCACACCGGTTCGCTTCGGCATCTGGTTCTTATTTCTGGGAACAGCGTATCAGTTGATCATCCGGCAATATATGGAGGAATATCGCATGGCGAAACTCCAGGCGAATCTCGAGGGTCATATCATCGTCTGTGGCTTTGGCCATACCGGGATGTCAGCCACGAAAGAACTCTTGGCGCGCGGTACGAGTGCCAAGCAGATCCTGGTGATCGACAGACTGGAAGAGCGGGTACGGTTGGCCGGGACTCTTGGCATTGCCGCCTTTCAAGCCGACAACACGCAAGAATCCGTGTTGCGCGATGCTGTCATCGACAAAGCCAAAGCCGTTATCATTGCCGCGGGCGTCGACGATGCCAATGCGCTGATTCTGCTCACGGCCAGGCACCTTAATCCAAAGGTACGCATCATCGTCAGCGCCAAAGAAGAGGAGAACGTCAAACTTTTCAAACAGGGAGGAGCGGACGCGATTCTTTCGCCTGCAACCTTCGGCGGTTATATTCTCGCGGCAGCCGTAGATCAAGGACATATGGTGCAGTATCTCGATGATCTGCTCACCACAGGAGGCAACGTTGCTTTGGTTGAGCGAACGGTCCGACCCGACGAAATTGGGAAATCCCGGACCGACCTGCATCCCGAGCTCTTGCTCCGCCTGTATCGAAAGACGACCATGTATTCCTATTTGAATCTGGATCAGGCAGGTCCGCTCCAGCAAGGCGACATCATGGTCCTCTTTACGAGTTCACCAACCAGCATGGGATAA
- a CDS encoding Na(+)/H(+) antiporter NhaP — protein MSLIETITILVCLSAVFSYLNHRYIRLPVTIGLMAIALVMSLVLLLLGKLGYGIQAEAESFIRSIDFDETLLHGMLSFLLFAGALHINLDDLLEQKWFIGTLACLGVMVSASIVGGLTYVILGWIGLPIPFIGCLLFGALISPTDPIAVLGILKNAKAPKQLEIKITGESLFNDGVGVAVFLVLLGVAETGAVTPGSIVLLFVQEAVGGAAIGFALGYLAYRMLKTIDQHHVEILLTLALVMGGYALADALHTSGPIAVVVSGLLIGNHGRHLAMSETTREYLDTFWELIDELLNAVLFVLIGLEVLALTFKPEYLEVGLIAIPLVLFARFISVSLPVQVFRLFQEFTDRATLILTWGGLRGGISVAMALSLPPSAYRDVLITMTYIVVVFSILVQGLTIERLVRASSRA, from the coding sequence ATGTCGCTGATTGAAACCATCACCATTTTGGTCTGCCTCTCAGCGGTATTCAGCTATCTGAACCATCGGTACATCAGGTTGCCGGTGACGATCGGCCTGATGGCCATCGCGCTGGTGATGTCGCTTGTCCTGTTGCTGCTCGGGAAGCTCGGTTACGGAATCCAGGCGGAAGCCGAGAGCTTCATCCGGAGTATCGATTTTGACGAAACGCTCCTGCACGGCATGCTCAGCTTCCTGCTCTTTGCCGGCGCGCTGCATATTAATCTGGATGATCTGTTGGAACAAAAATGGTTTATTGGGACGCTGGCATGCCTCGGGGTCATGGTGTCGGCTTCTATCGTCGGAGGACTCACATATGTGATTCTCGGCTGGATCGGGCTTCCGATCCCATTCATCGGGTGCCTGTTGTTCGGTGCGCTGATTTCACCCACCGACCCCATCGCGGTCCTGGGCATCCTGAAAAATGCCAAGGCTCCGAAACAACTGGAAATCAAAATTACGGGCGAGTCGCTCTTTAATGATGGCGTCGGCGTCGCCGTGTTCCTCGTGCTGCTCGGGGTAGCAGAGACCGGGGCAGTCACGCCTGGATCGATTGTCCTGTTGTTCGTGCAGGAAGCGGTGGGCGGAGCGGCTATCGGGTTTGCGCTGGGATATCTTGCCTATAGGATGTTGAAGACAATCGATCAGCATCATGTTGAGATTTTATTGACGCTGGCGCTGGTGATGGGGGGATATGCGTTGGCCGATGCGTTACACACGTCGGGTCCGATCGCCGTCGTGGTGTCCGGTTTGTTGATCGGCAACCACGGACGTCACCTCGCGATGTCGGAGACCACACGGGAGTATCTGGATACGTTTTGGGAACTCATCGATGAACTGCTCAATGCCGTGCTGTTTGTCTTGATCGGCCTCGAGGTCCTGGCTTTGACCTTCAAGCCGGAGTATTTAGAAGTGGGCCTCATCGCGATCCCGCTGGTGCTGTTCGCCCGCTTTATCAGCGTCAGCCTTCCGGTCCAAGTCTTTCGGTTGTTTCAAGAGTTTACTGATCGTGCCACGTTGATCTTGACGTGGGGTGGGTTGCGCGGTGGAATTTCTGTGGCCATGGCGCTCTCGCTCCCGCCGTCTGCGTATCGGGATGTTCTTATTACGATGACCTACATTGTCGTGGTCTTTTCGATCCTCGTCCAAGGTCTCACGATCGAACGTCTGGTGAGAGCGTCGTCACGAGCCTAA
- a CDS encoding hypothetical protein (conserved protein of unknown function), translated as MSDKDCRGVSTSGVVCVGFVAIMGLVGCEQRQPPMESKQEAPAPKMEATPTGEAKMEMPATETVAPLTAPEGSAGRAANKEGFSHAQQGHWDVAEGHFRKALEADPKLAEAHFNLGLALDKLDRHDEAKAAFEKAVELAPDNSMITESPVLKKHMST; from the coding sequence ATGAGCGACAAGGATTGTAGAGGAGTATCAACCAGTGGGGTCGTCTGTGTAGGCTTCGTCGCGATAATGGGGCTGGTCGGTTGTGAGCAACGGCAGCCTCCGATGGAGTCAAAGCAGGAGGCGCCTGCTCCTAAGATGGAGGCCACGCCGACCGGGGAGGCCAAAATGGAGATGCCTGCGACGGAAACCGTCGCTCCCTTGACGGCGCCTGAGGGCTCGGCCGGCCGAGCTGCGAATAAGGAAGGTTTCAGCCACGCCCAGCAAGGCCATTGGGACGTCGCGGAGGGTCACTTCCGCAAGGCTCTGGAAGCTGATCCGAAACTCGCGGAAGCGCATTTCAACTTAGGCTTGGCGTTGGACAAGCTAGACAGGCATGACGAGGCCAAGGCTGCTTTTGAGAAGGCGGTCGAGCTTGCTCCGGATAACTCCATGATCACGGAGTCTCCCGTCCTGAAGAAACACATGAGCACGTAA
- a CDS encoding putative Mannose-1-phosphate guanylyltransferase (GDP), translating to MTEQHTAGKHVWSIVLAGGEGERVKPFILRWLGRHRPKQYCAFVGSRSMFEHTVDRAAQIASLQQTVVVAARHHRPELSKQLLERPIRKLIHQPINRDTAAGIFLPLSYIRAHDPHGVVVIQPSDHFIYPERRFLETVQQSVTLAEAMPDRLLLLGIQPDRLETEYGWIQRGAQLNESSTNSVHAVSSFLEKPGISQADAALRAGGLWNTLILTAMVNTLWTAGEMCFPDMMPLFERLCSAWDTPDEATVLEDLYRDMPKHNFSSHLLQQTPDCVAVMELTGVLWSDWGKPERIAETIRRIGKTPTFPLNCLDRPFTPNPVPQRAKEMAKEVLATA from the coding sequence ATGACGGAACAGCACACGGCAGGTAAGCATGTCTGGTCGATCGTCTTGGCCGGAGGCGAAGGAGAACGCGTCAAGCCGTTCATCCTGCGGTGGTTAGGCCGACATCGTCCGAAGCAATACTGCGCCTTCGTGGGAAGCAGGTCCATGTTCGAACACACAGTCGATCGGGCCGCACAGATCGCATCCCTTCAACAGACCGTAGTCGTGGCGGCGCGTCATCATCGGCCTGAGCTATCAAAACAACTGCTTGAACGTCCGATCCGCAAGTTGATTCATCAGCCGATCAACCGCGACACGGCGGCCGGCATTTTCCTGCCGCTCTCCTATATACGGGCTCACGATCCGCACGGGGTAGTCGTGATCCAACCGTCTGACCACTTTATCTATCCGGAACGGCGCTTTTTGGAAACGGTGCAACAGAGCGTGACATTGGCTGAAGCGATGCCGGACCGCCTGCTGCTGCTTGGCATCCAACCGGATCGCTTGGAAACTGAATATGGATGGATTCAACGAGGCGCTCAACTCAACGAATCCTCCACAAACTCGGTCCACGCTGTCTCGTCGTTTCTCGAAAAACCGGGGATCTCACAAGCCGATGCGGCACTCCGTGCCGGCGGATTGTGGAACACACTGATTCTGACGGCTATGGTGAACACGTTGTGGACAGCGGGGGAGATGTGCTTTCCCGATATGATGCCGTTGTTTGAGCGATTGTGCTCAGCCTGGGATACACCGGACGAGGCTACCGTCCTTGAAGACCTGTACCGAGACATGCCGAAACATAACTTTTCGTCCCACCTGCTCCAGCAAACACCTGACTGCGTGGCAGTGATGGAGCTGACGGGCGTTCTGTGGAGCGATTGGGGCAAACCGGAACGGATCGCTGAAACGATCCGCCGCATCGGGAAAACGCCGACCTTTCCACTGAACTGCCTCGATCGACCGTTCACTCCGAATCCAGTACCGCAAAGGGCCAAAGAAATGGCCAAAGAAGTCCTCGCAACCGCCTAA